The Algoriphagus halophilus sequence AACCACCAATTAATAGTCCTAAGAACGTGATGAAAGGATTCAAGTTGACATTTCCGCCCACAATTTTTGGAGTTAAGAAATTACCCTCTATCAGCTGTATTATTTGATAAGAAGCTAATACTGCCAAAGGGTAGAAAAGACTATCCTTGGTCAAAAATGAATAAATCATGGGCATCAATGCGCCAATAAAAGGACCTACATAAGGAATGATGTTTAGAAATGCCGCTATTATCCCAAAGAAAATTGCATGCTTGATACCAAGGGCACTAAATGCAGAAACATTTAGGATCGCCAAGATTCCCATCACCTTTACCACGCCTATAATGTAATTTTGAAGCAGTTTCCTGAGGCTGGTAATTCTCATTTTTACCAACTGAGGGTCTTTATCCCGGTAGATTCTGATCATCACTTCTGTCAGGTGATCCCTGTAAAGGAGAAAGAAAAACATGAAAACAGGAATAAGAATTGCGCCGGAAAGGGAGCCAACAGTTCTTAATGCAAATCCAGTAATGTTGGCACCATGTTGTTGTAATAAGGTTTTAATGTAATCATCACTGGCTTTCTCTTCCAGGTTTTCGTCTATTCCAAAATTACTATAAGTCCAATCATCAATTTCTTTCGCATAATTGGAAAGCTTTTCAGAAACATTGTCAAAATCATTGGTAAAATTAGAAACCGTGGTGATAATAAATGATAAAAAACCTACGACCATCGCGATATTAACCAATAAGGATAATATACTAGAAACGGTCCTTGGGATTTTTTTCTTTTCAAACCAATTAGACAAGGGAGTAAAAAGGACTGCGAAAAAACCTCCCATAAATAAGGGGACTAGGAGACTTTTGCCAACAATAAGAAAAAAGACCAACACAATGATGAAAATCAGCACTGACAGGGCTTTTAAATAAGGGGGTAAAATAAAACCTTTCTCTTTCATTTATGTGACTTTAGTTGTTCCTAATCTCTACTTAATATAGGAGATTTTCAATAATATTTATTCTATCATCATTAGGATTCTATTAAACCAGCCCGCTTTAATAAAGCATCTGTTTTAGGCTCTCTTCCTCTGAACCTTTTATAGAGAACAGATGGATGTTCGCTTCCACCTGCTGATAGAATATTCGTTTGGAAAGAAGCCGCCGTAACCTCGTCAAAAACCCCTTTTTCCAAGAATAAATCAAATGCATCCGCATCTAAAACCTCAGCCCATTTGTAGCTGTAGTAACCTGCTGAATATCCTCCTTGAAAAATATGAGAGAACGAGGTTGCCATTAAAGTCTCAGGTACTTTAGGAAGTAAG is a genomic window containing:
- a CDS encoding AI-2E family transporter is translated as MKEKGFILPPYLKALSVLIFIIVLVFFLIVGKSLLVPLFMGGFFAVLFTPLSNWFEKKKIPRTVSSILSLLVNIAMVVGFLSFIITTVSNFTNDFDNVSEKLSNYAKEIDDWTYSNFGIDENLEEKASDDYIKTLLQQHGANITGFALRTVGSLSGAILIPVFMFFFLLYRDHLTEVMIRIYRDKDPQLVKMRITSLRKLLQNYIIGVVKVMGILAILNVSAFSALGIKHAIFFGIIAAFLNIIPYVGPFIGALMPMIYSFLTKDSLFYPLAVLASYQIIQLIEGNFLTPKIVGGNVNLNPFITFLGLLIGGSIWGIAGMVLIIPTLAILREIFELSDQTSPFALLLGEEEDHAKIERKKEDSD